Proteins from a genomic interval of Zingiber officinale cultivar Zhangliang chromosome 1B, Zo_v1.1, whole genome shotgun sequence:
- the LOC121992743 gene encoding putative disease resistance protein RGA3, which translates to MDTAGVAMMVGGWFPGYIMDKLVNFVTSHTSDHWDLLTDVEEKLNEIQARLPRIRAVIHAAEGRPIRDPALVDWLRQLKEAAYEADDLLDQMEYRQLEDQVQDRSKVSALAASALRFFKNLFVSDDELKRLKNLLGDVDKIYSEIDRKNVELNEDNAKHTASIRETSSFTQEVVFGRDKERERILEMLLSSGNDADFLNKGAGSGSHASLGVLPIVGIGGVGKTTLAQIIYHDPRVADHFELRKWVCVSNDFNVKRIARELEAEEPSDYRWDHISLDSQLTKLIHATESKRFLFVLDDVWDEAGRKWMELRSALTYGNRGSTILITTQSPIVAEVMGTIDRIELKLLEESDYWSLFEHCSFGSRVIDPYLRRKLQLIGQQIAKKLHGLPLSGKVVGSLLHARLEEQYWKMIRESEWWENDFLLENILPSLGLSYQHLSSNVKQCFAFTAMFPKGHIFDKEQLVEMWIAQGFVRPEAQHGRMTLEDIGNQIFDELTRRYFFLHTVNKRYVIHDLIRELAVYISRDECFVIDDEPSKIPPTARHLTVMRTAELDTLAELSKLHKVRTLVFYRDYHPENFFSLGENGSRQFYESLERILKTLKNLRILDLSYMLIEIKKLPDATCDLSHLRYLDISGTKIRHLPGSFSKSYHLQVLKLNRCWIKKLPEGMNRLIKLRHLHADADTISLVDGIGRLTDLQELDEFRITRKRGHQIGELKELRNIRRRLVIQNLEYVESQEEAMEAKLKDKEYLDHLVLNFKEGKRSQGDIEKDIIEGLEPHCNLKRLVIQNYGCLNSPCWLEKNYLTNLESIHLNCCARWEDLPPLGHLPFLMDIFIFNLPVRRIGAKFYGGADQVFPSLQELTFHTLNEWEELSESDSRPIFPCLMKMRIENCLKLRRIPVLPLISIKHLDIRNSGDIGNALPDYLLTLTSLTYLELHNCAQRASVSLYNLQFLEYLRLVQCPELSLIGGLQSLANLKDLIIHACPKLFEPAQMPEQPYVEQEMRSLCTVWIDDDVLKHVWVILGRTPCIQVLRIHHCNDLSHFNPEHEEWFQQLTSLHFLEFHNCSKLRKLPSSLGTASIKILCIHHCPNIESLPDNGLPFLLRKLEMHGCTKLRDRCRKDDGSDWPLISNIPNIDIDGELIQMK; encoded by the coding sequence ATGGATACAGCCGGCGTCGCAATGATGGTCGGAGGATGGTTTCCGGGCTACATCATGGATAAGCTGGTCAACTTCGTCACGTCCCATACTTCCGACCACTGGGATCTGCTCACTGACGTGGAGGAGAAGCTCAATGAGATACAAGCTCGACTCCCTCGCATCCGAGCAGTGATCCATGCAGCGGAGGGTAGGCCGATCAGGGACCCAGCCTTGGTCGACTGGCTGCGGCAACTCAAAGAGGCGGCCTACGAAGCGGACGACCTACTGGACCAGATGGAGTACAGACAGCTGGAGGATCAGGTCCAAGACaggagcaaggtaagtgcttTAGCCGCATCGGCTCTTAGGTTTTTCAAGAACCTATTTGTTTCGGACGATGAACTCAAGAGGTTGAAGAATCTGCTGGGGGATGTGGATAAAATTTACTCCGAAATCGACCGCAAAAATGTTGAGCTGAATGAAGACAATGCAAAGCACACCGCATCAATAAGGGAGACGAGCTCCTTCACTCAGGAAGTGGTGTTTGGGAGAgataaagagagggaaaggatacttGAGATGTTGCTGAGTTCAGGAAATGATGCTGATTTCCTCAACAAGGGAGCTGGGAGCGGCAGCCATGCGAGTCTTGGTGTGCTTCCGATTGTTGGCATTGGGGGAGTTGGGAAGACTACCCTAGCACAGATTATTTACCATGACCCAAGGGTCGCTGACCATTTTGAGCTCAGAAAGTGGGTTTGTGTATCTAATGATTTCAATGTGAAAAGGATTGCAAGAGAGTTGGAAGCTGAAGAGCCTTCTGATTATCGCTGGGATCATATTAGCTTAGATTCACAGCTAACTAAGCTCATCCATGCTACTGAAAGTAAAAGATTTTTGTTTGTACTTGATGATGTATGGGATGAAGCTGGAAGAAAGTGGATGGAGCTTCGAAGTGCCTTGACCTATGGGAACAGAGGAAGCACTATTCTGATAACAACTCAAAGTCCAATAGTTGCCGAGGTTATGGGAACAATAGACCGAATCGAGTTAAAGCTTTTAGAGGAAAGTGATTATTGGAGTCTCTTTGAGCATTGTTCATTTGGTTCAAGAGTGATTGATCCATATCTAAGAAGAAAGTTGCAATTAATTGGTCAACAAATAGCTAAAAAGCTACATGGTTTACCATTATCAGGGAAGGTGGTAGGAAGCTTGTTACATGCCAGGTTGGAAGAACAGTATTGGAAAATGATTCGAGAAAGTGAATGGTGGGAAAATGATTTTCTCTTGGAAAATATCCTTCCATCTCTAGGGCTGAGTTACCAACACCTCAGCTCGAATGTGAAACAGTGTTTTGCTTTCACTGCCATGTTCCCAAAGGGCCACATATTTGATAAAGAACAGCTCGTCGAGATGTGGATAGCTCAAGGTTTTGTCAGACCAGAAGCTCAGCATGGAAGGATGACACTGGAGGATATTGGGAATCAGATTTTTGATGAGCTGACTCGCAGATACTTCTTCCTACATACTGTAAATAAAAGATATGTGATTCATGATCTGATAAGAGAGTTGGCAGTGTATATTTCAAGGGATGAGTGTTTTGTGATTGATGATGAACCTTCCAAAATTCCACCAACTGCTCGTCACTTGACAGTAATGAGGACAGCTGAACTTGACACACTGGCAGAATTATCAAAGCTTCATAAAGTGCGAACACTTGTATTCTATCGTGATTATCATCCTGAAAATTTTTTCTCTTTGGGAGAAAATGGTTCTAGACAATTTTATGAATCActggaaagaattttgaaaactcTAAAGAATTTACGAATATTGGATTTATCGTACATGCTGATAGAAATAAAGAAGCTACCAGATGCTACCTGTGATCTTTCACATCTCCGATATTTGGACATTTCCGGCACTAAGATTCGGCACCTTCCTGGTTCATTCTCTAAGAGTTACCATCTGCAAGTGCTGAAATTAAATCGGTGTTGGATTAAAAAATTACCAGAAGGAAtgaataggcttatcaaattgcGCCATTTACATGCTGATGCAGACACAATTTCTCTAGTAGATGGGATTGGGAGGTTGACTGATCTTCAAGAACTAGATGAATTCCGTATTACCAGGAAGAGAGGACACCAGATAGGAGAGCTCAAGGAATTACGAAATATTCGAAGGCGATTAGTCATACAGAATCTTGAGTATGTTGAATCTCAGGAGGAGGCCATGGAGGCAAAACTAAAGGACAAAGAATACCTTGATCATCTTGTGCTCAACTTCAAAGAAGGTAAAAGGAGCCAAGGAGATATCGAGAAGGATATAATAGAAGGCCTTGAACCTCATTGTAATCTAAAGAGACTGGTGATTCAGAACTATGGATGTTTGAATTCACCATGTTGGTTGGAGAAGAATTATCTTACAAATTTGGAATCAATTCATCTTAATTGCTGTGCTAGGTGGGAAGATCTTCCACCATTGGGCCATCTCCCATTTCTGATGGACATATTTATTTTCAATCTTCCAGTAAGAAGAATTGGTGCCAAATTTTATGGGGGTGCTGATCAGGTCTTCCCTTCATTGCAAGAACTAACATTCCATACCTTGAATGAATGGGAGGAGTTGTCCGAATCAGACAGTAGGCCAATTTTTCCTTGCCTTATGAAAATGAGAATAGAAAATTGCCTTAAGCTAAGAAGAATCCCTGTTCTCCCTTTGATATCAATCAAACATCTTGATATTCGGAATTCTGGTGATATTGGCAATGCCCTACCTGACTATTTGCTAACTTTAACCTCTCTAACATATTTGGAGTTACATAATTGTGCACAAAGAGCATCTGTGTCTTTATACAACCTTCAATTCCTTGAGTACTTAAGACTGGTTCAATGTCCGGAGTTGAGCTTAATTGGTGGATTACAGTCTCTTGCAAATCTGAAAGACCTAATTATTCATGCATGCCCAAAGTTATTTGAACCTGCACAGATGCCAGAACAACCATATGTTGAACAGGAAATGAGATCTCTGTGCACCGTTTGGATTGATGATGATGTTCTCAAACATGTTTGGGTAATACTAGGAAGGACCCCATGTATTCAGGTACTCAGAATCCATCATTGTAATGATCTTTCTCACTTCAACCCTGAGCATGAGGAGTGGTTTCAGCAACTGACTTCCCTACATTTCCTTGAGTTCCACAACTGTTCAAAACTTCGAAAGCTTCCTTCTTCCTTAGGAACTGCCTCCATCAAGATTTTATGCATTCACCATTGCCCAAATATTGAGTCACTGCCAGATAATGGCCTTCCATTCCTGCTTCGAAAATTGGAAATGCACGGATGCACTAAATTGAGAGACCGGTGTCGGAAGGATGATGGGTCAGATTGGCCACTGATTTCAAATATCCCCAACATAGATATTGATGGTGAATTAATACAAATGAAATAA
- the LOC121980849 gene encoding putative F-box protein PP2-B12, translated as MATEKREPSTRGFSKLPEECVTYMLSFTSPRDICRLSLVSKSFLAAAQIDLLWESFLPPDVAEILSRATHPVDYSSRKELYFRLCQPLLVDEGKLSFHLEKSTGKKTYMISPETMYIPWIPHPQHWTWISLPHSRFSKQAELVSVCWLEIVSSIDSRLLSQKTMYTAYMIYKLNPDSYGLDSNSQKASIKLGAHSQENRVSLEPDDEEDEEEEEEKQIQLREDGWLEMVLGEIYNDQGDEGDIEIKFLDTEELHWKKGLVFAGFEIRPTKKKVDAKLLR; from the exons ATGGCAACAGAGAAAAGAGAGCCATCCACTCGCGGCTTCTCCAAGCTACCGGAGGAGTGCGTCACCTACATGCTCTCCTTCACTTCGCCTCGTGACATCTGCAGGTTGTCGCTGGTTTCCAAGTCGTTCCTCGCCGCGGCACAAATTGATCTCTTGTGGGAGTCCTTCCTGCCTCCGGACGTGGCTGAGATACTATCACGCGCCACACATCCGGTGGATTACTCCTCCAGGAAGGAGCTGTACTTCCGCCTCTGCCAACCCCTCCTCGTCGACGAGGGCAAACTG AGCTTCCATTTGGAAAAGTCAACAGGGAAGAAGACTTACATGATATCTCCGGAAACCATGTATATACCCTGGATCCCTCATCCTCAGCATTGGACATGGATTTCTCTTCCACACTCCAG GTTTAGTAAGCAGGCAGAGCTTGTATCTGTTTGCTGGCTCGAGATTGTCAGCTCAATAGACAGTCGATTGCTCTCCCAAAAGACAATGTATACAGCATACATGATCTACAAGTTAAATCCCGATTCATATGGTCTCGATTCCAATTCCCAAAAGGCCTCTATCAAATTAGGAGCTCATTCACAAGAAAATCGTGTCTCTTTGGAACCAGATGATGAAGAggatgaggaggaggaagaagaaaaacaaatacAGTTGAGAGAGGATGGATGGCTGGAAATGGTGCTAGGCGAGATTTATAACGATCAAGGCGATGAAGGAGATATTGAGATAAAGTTTCTTGACACTGAAGAACTCCATTGGAAGAAAGGCCTTGTTTTCGCTGGCTTTGAGATAAGGCCGACAAAAAAAAAGGTGGATGCTAAATTACTACGTTAA